The Virgibacillus phasianinus genome includes a window with the following:
- a CDS encoding Hsp20/alpha crystallin family protein → MGSYKDNLSKWLHKSSFQEFIQHMDSFFDDTYNQFFKKKPFEVNMYETETNVLVKAILPGYSRNQIKLAIIGNQLRITAEGSKAVDNDLYHTKEDKMERTVSLPFTISKENTKAIYRDGVLKITTPIRKPNTSFIDIDEKTD, encoded by the coding sequence ATGGGTTCGTATAAAGATAATCTGTCGAAATGGCTTCACAAGTCCTCATTTCAGGAATTCATACAGCATATGGATTCCTTTTTCGATGACACCTATAATCAATTTTTTAAGAAGAAGCCATTCGAGGTTAACATGTATGAAACGGAAACCAATGTTTTGGTTAAAGCAATTTTACCTGGTTACAGCCGTAACCAAATCAAGTTAGCAATCATCGGCAATCAGCTACGAATTACCGCAGAAGGCTCAAAAGCTGTGGATAATGACCTATACCATACGAAGGAAGATAAAATGGAACGAACAGTATCCTTGCCGTTCACCATCTCCAAAGAAAATACAAAAGCCATCTACCGTGATGGAGTACTCAAGATCACCACCCCAATTAGGAAACCAAACACAAGCTTCATAGATATTGATGAAAAAACTGATTAA